One Nostoc punctiforme PCC 73102 DNA window includes the following coding sequences:
- a CDS encoding peptidase domain-containing ABC transporter: protein MMTNTTVDIQEFIADLFPFNYLSPNVLENLLNKVQFCRYRIGQVIVAREAMPDRISIIYQGQARLLAYNSQGQNPATLKLLSSGEVLGWVSHVRGIACETAIASTEVITFNLAIADFLALIQQEKAFAEALHNTASLIEVYELLMEELNRRADGSRNLVKLARTATQAAVIQTFPTRKISLQQLDSELLWLVSSSSSAYFPVGSRLKLDDINPKLKFNASMRLVGLPKSILGENLAPPTSKTLLPAEIPYASEITVTEEPAAKGKQKKFPYIKGRGPLDGSLACFQMLSQYFNISWRKDTLRRVLTKQQEQKGTISLQFCAAAAELMGLTTQMVKVPATAVGRLQLPVMISWQDSFAIIYKNSDRELLIAVPEMGLLRYKLRDFAENWGAEGEVLLLQTTKNTPKARFSLSWFVPSLRRYRKVLIEVLIASIVIQLFGLVNPLATQVIIDKVLVGNSPDTLEVFGIFLLVVAVIEAILTSVRTHLFTDTTNRIDLTLGSEVINHLLRLPLSYFERRPVGELATRIHELENIRSFLTGTALTVVMDAVFSVVYIVVMAIYSPVLTLVALATVPLFGLLNLMVSPLMRRQLQEKAECNAETQSYLVEVMGGMQTIKAQNLEMRSRWQWQERYARYISAGFKTVSTQTTASSISSFLNKFSSMLVLWVGAFLVLNQHLTLGQLIAFRILAGYVTSPLLRLMQLWQNFQETALSLQRLADILDTPQETEIGNSQNILMPSIQGSVRFENLSFSFSENGPMQLCNINLDFPAGSFVGIVGQSGSGKSTLLKLLPRLYEPKSGKILIDGYDISKVELYSLRRQIGMVLQDTLLFDGTIRENISLGYPDASDEEIITAAKVAFAHDFIMSLPSGYNTRVGERGSGLSGGQRQRVAIARTVLQNPQLLILDEATSALDYNAEAQVCGNLARTFQDKTVFFITHRLSTIRNADVILMMDRGAVVEQGTHEELMALKGYYYCLYQQQEAKV from the coding sequence ATGATGACAAATACAACCGTTGATATTCAAGAATTTATTGCTGATTTGTTTCCTTTCAATTATCTGTCACCAAATGTTTTAGAAAATTTGCTCAACAAAGTGCAATTTTGTCGCTATCGCATCGGGCAAGTAATAGTAGCACGGGAAGCTATGCCCGATCGGATTAGTATTATCTACCAGGGACAAGCGCGTTTATTAGCCTACAATTCCCAAGGACAAAATCCGGCGACACTGAAGTTGCTCTCATCAGGTGAGGTTTTGGGTTGGGTAAGTCATGTGCGGGGGATTGCTTGTGAAACTGCGATCGCTTCTACTGAAGTTATCACCTTTAATCTGGCGATCGCTGATTTTCTCGCATTGATTCAACAGGAGAAGGCTTTTGCCGAAGCATTACATAATACTGCTTCCCTCATAGAAGTATATGAACTGCTGATGGAAGAACTGAATCGTCGGGCAGATGGTAGCAGGAATTTAGTTAAGCTTGCTCGCACAGCAACTCAAGCAGCCGTTATTCAAACATTCCCAACACGTAAAATATCTCTCCAGCAGTTAGATTCAGAATTATTGTGGTTAGTTAGCAGTAGTTCGAGTGCTTACTTTCCTGTAGGGAGTCGCTTAAAGTTAGATGATATCAACCCCAAGCTGAAATTTAACGCAAGTATGCGTCTGGTGGGCTTACCTAAATCAATACTTGGAGAAAATCTTGCTCCTCCTACGTCAAAAACACTGTTACCCGCAGAGATTCCCTACGCTTCAGAAATTACTGTCACAGAAGAACCAGCAGCTAAGGGTAAACAAAAGAAGTTTCCTTATATCAAAGGTAGAGGACCACTAGATGGTTCATTAGCTTGCTTCCAAATGTTGAGCCAATACTTTAACATCTCCTGGCGCAAAGATACACTACGCCGGGTGTTGACAAAGCAGCAAGAACAGAAGGGCACTATATCTCTGCAATTTTGCGCCGCCGCCGCTGAGTTGATGGGGTTGACAACACAGATGGTTAAAGTTCCCGCTACCGCAGTCGGACGCTTGCAGTTACCAGTAATGATTTCTTGGCAAGATAGTTTTGCCATCATCTACAAAAATAGCGATCGAGAGTTACTCATTGCTGTTCCAGAGATGGGACTACTGCGCTACAAATTACGAGACTTTGCGGAAAACTGGGGGGCTGAAGGAGAAGTTCTGCTGCTACAAACCACCAAAAATACTCCCAAGGCGCGGTTTAGTTTAAGTTGGTTTGTACCTTCACTGCGACGCTACCGCAAAGTATTAATTGAAGTACTAATTGCTTCCATTGTTATCCAACTGTTTGGGCTGGTAAATCCTCTGGCTACACAGGTGATTATTGATAAAGTATTGGTTGGCAATAGTCCTGATACCCTGGAAGTTTTCGGCATCTTTTTGCTGGTAGTTGCAGTCATCGAAGCAATACTTACCAGCGTTCGCACTCATTTATTTACAGATACCACCAACCGGATTGACCTCACCCTTGGTTCTGAGGTGATTAATCACTTGTTGCGTTTGCCTTTATCTTACTTTGAACGCCGCCCTGTGGGGGAATTGGCAACGCGAATCCACGAATTAGAAAACATCCGCTCTTTTTTAACTGGTACCGCTTTAACTGTAGTGATGGATGCTGTGTTTTCGGTGGTCTACATCGTAGTAATGGCGATTTACAGCCCAGTGTTGACATTAGTTGCTTTGGCAACAGTACCGCTATTTGGCTTGCTCAACTTGATGGTATCACCTTTGATGCGGCGACAATTGCAAGAGAAAGCTGAGTGCAATGCCGAGACGCAATCTTATTTAGTGGAAGTCATGGGGGGAATGCAGACAATCAAGGCGCAAAATTTAGAAATGCGATCGCGTTGGCAATGGCAAGAACGCTATGCTCGTTACATCAGCGCTGGTTTCAAAACAGTCTCTACCCAAACTACCGCCAGTTCTATTAGCAGTTTTCTCAACAAGTTTTCCAGCATGTTAGTACTGTGGGTGGGAGCTTTTCTCGTCCTAAATCAGCACCTTACCTTGGGACAACTCATCGCCTTTCGCATTCTTGCTGGTTATGTCACCAGTCCCTTGTTACGCCTGATGCAACTTTGGCAGAACTTCCAAGAAACCGCTCTATCTCTGCAACGCCTTGCTGATATTTTAGACACTCCCCAAGAAACAGAAATCGGCAACTCTCAAAATATTCTCATGCCCAGTATTCAAGGTAGTGTCCGCTTTGAAAATCTCAGCTTCAGTTTCTCGGAAAACGGACCGATGCAACTGTGCAATATTAACTTAGACTTTCCGGCTGGCTCCTTTGTGGGAATTGTTGGTCAAAGCGGTTCCGGTAAAAGCACTCTGCTAAAATTGTTGCCTCGGCTTTATGAACCAAAGTCCGGCAAAATCTTGATTGATGGCTATGATATCAGCAAAGTAGAACTTTATTCTTTACGTCGTCAAATTGGTATGGTGTTACAAGATACCCTCTTGTTTGATGGCACAATTCGCGAAAACATTTCCTTGGGATATCCTGATGCTAGCGATGAAGAAATTATTACTGCTGCCAAGGTAGCATTCGCCCACGACTTTATTATGTCTTTACCCAGTGGCTATAACACCCGCGTCGGCGAACGAGGTTCGGGACTGTCTGGGGGACAACGCCAAAGAGTCGCGATCGCTCGTACTGTTCTGCAAAATCCCCAATTACTGATTCTTGATGAAGCAACCAGTGCCTTAGATTACAATGCCGAAGCCCAAGTTTGCGGTAACTTAGCGAGAACTTTCCAAGATAAAACAGTATTTTTCATTACTCACCGCCTCAGCACAATTCGCAATGCCGATGTAATTCTCATGATGGATCGAGGCGCTGTAGTAGAACAGGGAACTCATGAAGAATTGATGGCGCTCAAAGGTTATTACTACTGTCTGTATCAGCAACAGGAAGCGAAAGTGTAG
- a CDS encoding D-2-hydroxyacid dehydrogenase, giving the protein MVKLILPDHLIADIEPHLPSDIDVVEVDSEGNLDGDVSDAEVYVNGFYLKTSTLDKVLTAAPRLRWQQSPSAGVNHILTPNFLQKDIILTNGAGVHAIPISEFVLAFMLYHAKNLRKLQTLQDEHTWVRGVFLEELADATLLILGTGNIGQAIASRAKAFGVKVWGSRRHPEPLPNFDKVVGADEWRSLLPAADYVVIATPLTPETKGLIDEAALRSMRQSAYLINIARGAIVDETALLTALSEGWIAGAGLDTVATEPLPPESPLWSLPNAFITPHCSALSPRLRERIAQLFIDNLKRYQTGQPLRNVVDKKAGY; this is encoded by the coding sequence ATGGTGAAACTGATTTTACCCGATCATCTCATTGCTGATATTGAGCCACACCTACCATCTGATATAGATGTTGTGGAGGTGGATAGTGAAGGTAATCTTGATGGTGATGTCAGTGATGCAGAAGTTTATGTCAACGGATTTTACCTGAAAACTTCTACTCTTGACAAAGTGCTGACAGCAGCGCCCAGGCTGCGTTGGCAACAGTCACCGAGTGCTGGCGTGAATCACATCCTTACGCCAAATTTTTTGCAAAAAGATATTATCCTCACTAATGGCGCGGGGGTTCATGCGATTCCAATTTCGGAATTTGTACTGGCATTCATGCTCTATCACGCCAAGAATCTGCGGAAATTGCAAACTTTGCAGGATGAACACACCTGGGTAAGAGGAGTGTTTCTCGAAGAGCTAGCAGACGCGACTTTATTAATTCTCGGCACAGGGAATATAGGTCAAGCGATCGCATCTCGCGCTAAAGCCTTTGGTGTTAAAGTTTGGGGGAGCCGCCGCCATCCCGAACCCCTACCGAATTTTGATAAAGTAGTGGGTGCTGATGAATGGCGATCGCTCCTACCCGCAGCCGACTATGTAGTAATTGCCACGCCACTAACCCCAGAAACGAAAGGCTTGATCGATGAAGCCGCCTTACGCTCTATGCGTCAGTCTGCTTACTTAATTAATATTGCTCGTGGTGCGATCGTCGATGAAACAGCATTGCTCACCGCACTAAGTGAGGGATGGATTGCAGGTGCTGGATTAGATACAGTGGCTACAGAACCTCTACCACCGGAAAGTCCTTTGTGGTCGTTGCCGAACGCCTTTATCACACCCCATTGTTCAGCCCTGTCACCACGACTGAGAGAGCGCATAGCACAACTGTTTATCGACAATCTTAAACGCTACCAAACCGGTCAACCCTTGCGGAATGTCGTAGACAAGAAAGCAGGATACTGA
- a CDS encoding peptidylprolyl isomerase — MNKTLQLGDVYDGRSGSAILPPEIIPFLASYNLIPQLLSQSIIESAIAPITCTPAETSHALEQFYQQWDLNSEEKIQSWCLRYGLTQEQLELFATRKLRVEKFKQITWGHQLESYFLKYKRHFDKVIYSLIRTDNRGTANELYFRITEGEQSFAELAHEYSQGPEAETSGIIGPVEVGTITPNFAQLLCTSQVGIVQAPVAFGESWVIVRVEKFITAQLDNFMRQRLLQENFETWFQQQLSQLSAEEKTWMGINTKPAQVQQAIAA, encoded by the coding sequence ATGAATAAAACATTACAACTAGGCGATGTCTACGACGGGCGTAGCGGCAGCGCCATCTTACCGCCAGAAATTATCCCCTTTTTAGCTAGTTACAATCTAATCCCGCAATTGTTATCTCAGAGCATTATCGAGTCTGCGATCGCACCAATCACCTGTACACCAGCTGAAACATCTCATGCTCTAGAACAATTTTATCAGCAGTGGGATTTAAACAGTGAAGAAAAAATTCAATCTTGGTGCTTACGTTACGGTTTAACTCAAGAACAATTAGAACTTTTTGCAACCCGAAAGCTCAGAGTCGAAAAGTTTAAGCAAATAACTTGGGGACATCAACTAGAATCTTACTTCCTTAAATACAAAAGACATTTTGATAAAGTAATTTATTCTTTAATTCGGACTGATAACAGAGGAACTGCTAACGAGCTATATTTCCGAATTACAGAAGGGGAACAGTCATTTGCTGAGTTGGCGCATGAATATTCTCAAGGCCCTGAAGCTGAGACAAGTGGCATCATCGGCCCAGTGGAAGTTGGTACAATCACCCCAAATTTTGCTCAGTTACTTTGCACAAGTCAAGTGGGTATAGTTCAAGCACCTGTAGCCTTTGGAGAATCATGGGTGATTGTCCGGGTGGAAAAGTTTATAACTGCACAGTTAGACAATTTTATGCGCCAACGATTGCTGCAAGAGAATTTTGAAACTTGGTTTCAACAGCAACTAAGTCAACTTTCGGCAGAAGAGAAAACCTGGATGGGAATCAACACAAAACCAGCACAGGTTCAACAAGCCATCGCTGCATAG
- a CDS encoding PPC domain-containing protein: MTLYNLGTLGSTPVVKNNFDLNASEPTDVFQFKITSGKNINLSLTDISAGDDADIQLFKDANLNGVLDDFDRKVGLVSNQASNHDDAINFKTSSGTFFAEVSRFAPGSSGNVSYDLALSATEPSGTVPLSASFSNLLPREFIVGNLSHDVTRTGSIDNRNTTDVYSFTLGTFEGVNIKLNGLSSDADIRLIRDFNNNRIVDAGEEIAHSTNGGINSELISNFTTAGNYFLQVTEFNGATNYNLTFDQFTTPFA; this comes from the coding sequence ATGACACTTTACAATCTTGGTACATTAGGTAGCACCCCTGTTGTCAAAAATAACTTTGATTTAAATGCATCTGAACCCACGGATGTCTTTCAGTTCAAAATCACCAGTGGCAAAAACATCAACCTGTCTCTGACAGACATCAGCGCTGGCGATGATGCCGACATCCAGCTGTTTAAGGACGCTAACCTTAACGGTGTATTGGACGACTTCGACCGAAAAGTTGGACTTGTTTCCAATCAAGCAAGCAACCATGATGACGCGATTAACTTTAAAACTAGCTCAGGTACTTTTTTTGCCGAAGTATCTCGCTTTGCTCCAGGTAGTTCAGGCAATGTCAGTTACGATTTAGCCTTGTCTGCGACTGAACCGTCTGGAACTGTTCCCCTTTCAGCCAGTTTCAGCAACCTTCTACCGAGAGAATTTATAGTTGGTAACCTGTCACATGATGTCACTCGTACAGGTTCCATAGATAACCGCAACACTACTGATGTTTACAGCTTCACTTTGGGAACCTTTGAGGGTGTCAACATTAAATTGAACGGATTAAGCAGCGATGCTGACATCCGGCTGATTCGAGACTTTAACAACAATCGCATCGTTGACGCCGGAGAGGAAATTGCACACTCTACTAATGGAGGTATTAACTCAGAGCTTATTTCCAACTTTACCACCGCTGGTAACTACTTCTTACAGGTCACTGAATTCAATGGTGCCACTAATTACAACCTGACTTTTGACCAGTTCACCACCCCCTTTGCTTAA
- a CDS encoding D-2-hydroxyacid dehydrogenase gives MKLILPLDLVADIEPHLPPDTEIVTVDVEGNLDGDATDAEVYFSWFLARSPILHKIIAAAPALRWHHAPNAGVNHILTPTYLERDIILTNGAGVHGIPIAEFAIAYILAHAKHLPELYALQAERHWKRGFAIQELTDATLLIIGAGGIGQEIAARAKPFGLRIIGSRRHPQELPNFDKVVGGDEWRALLPGVNYVVIATPLTPETKEFIDESVLRLLPKHAYLINIARGGVIDELALIKALTEGWIAGEALDTVNSEPLPSESPLWSLPNIFITPHISSDSPKIKQRSIVLFIDNLKRYQAGQPLRNVVDKEAGY, from the coding sequence ATGAAACTGATTTTACCGCTCGATCTCGTTGCTGACATTGAGCCTCATCTACCGCCTGATACAGAGATTGTCACAGTAGATGTTGAAGGAAATTTAGATGGGGATGCTACTGATGCTGAAGTTTATTTTAGTTGGTTTTTAGCCAGAAGTCCGATACTGCATAAAATAATAGCAGCAGCACCTGCACTGCGTTGGCATCATGCACCAAATGCAGGGGTGAATCATATCCTCACACCAACTTATTTGGAAAGAGATATTATCCTCACCAATGGGGCCGGAGTGCATGGAATTCCGATCGCAGAATTTGCGATCGCTTATATCCTAGCTCATGCCAAACACCTGCCAGAATTATATGCTCTACAGGCGGAACGTCACTGGAAAAGAGGCTTTGCTATCCAAGAATTGACAGATGCTACCTTACTAATTATCGGTGCCGGTGGTATTGGTCAAGAAATCGCCGCCCGTGCTAAACCCTTCGGCTTAAGAATTATTGGCAGTCGCCGTCATCCCCAAGAGCTACCAAATTTTGATAAAGTAGTGGGTGGTGATGAATGGCGAGCGCTCCTGCCAGGAGTTAATTATGTAGTTATTGCAACACCTCTAACTCCAGAAACCAAAGAATTTATTGATGAATCTGTATTGCGATTGCTCCCAAAACATGCCTACCTAATTAATATTGCTCGCGGTGGCGTAATTGATGAATTGGCTTTAATAAAAGCGCTCACAGAAGGTTGGATTGCAGGTGAAGCTTTAGACACAGTTAACTCAGAACCATTACCATCCGAAAGTCCTTTATGGTCACTTCCTAATATCTTTATCACACCTCATATTTCTAGCGATTCCCCAAAAATTAAACAGCGTTCAATAGTACTATTTATCGACAATCTGAAGCGTTACCAAGCTGGTCAACCATTACGAAATGTAGTAGATAAAGAAGCAGGATACTAA
- a CDS encoding NAD(P)/FAD-dependent oxidoreductase yields MVVSLENNAPHRVVIVGGGFGGLYAAKALNAANVNVTLIDKRNFHLFQPLLYQVATGTLSPSDISAPLRSVFSKSKNTKVLLGEVNNIDPKAQQVILGDEIVPYDTLIVATGANHSYFGKDHWEKVAPGLKTVEDAIEMRRRIFGAFEAAEKETDPEKRCAWLSFVIVGGGPTGVELAGAIAELAYKTLKEDFRSIDTSETKILLLQGGPRILPHMVPELSASAAVSLQKLGVELHTHTRVTNIEGDVVTFKQDNEFTEIASKTILWAAGVQGSPMGKVLAESTGVECDYSGRVIVEPDLSIEGYDNIFVIGDLANFSHQDSKVLPGVAPVAKQQGEYVGKLIQRRLKGKTLPQFHYNDVGSLAMIGQNLAVVDLSLIKLTGFIAWAFWLLVHIYFLIEFDTKLLVVFQWAWNYITRNRRSRLITGREAFVEAKTANNRVQEPSGTAL; encoded by the coding sequence ATGGTAGTCTCACTTGAAAATAATGCACCACATCGGGTTGTCATTGTTGGTGGTGGCTTTGGTGGACTGTATGCAGCAAAGGCTCTGAATGCAGCGAATGTAAATGTTACTCTCATTGATAAACGAAACTTTCACCTATTTCAGCCGCTCTTATATCAAGTTGCCACAGGTACGCTATCACCATCTGATATTTCCGCACCATTGCGATCTGTATTCAGCAAAAGCAAGAATACAAAGGTGTTGTTGGGAGAAGTAAATAATATTGATCCAAAAGCGCAACAAGTTATTTTGGGTGATGAGATAGTACCTTATGATACATTAATTGTTGCCACAGGTGCTAACCATTCCTATTTCGGTAAGGATCACTGGGAAAAAGTTGCTCCTGGCTTGAAAACTGTGGAAGATGCTATAGAAATGCGTCGCCGAATATTTGGCGCATTTGAAGCAGCAGAAAAAGAAACTGATCCTGAAAAACGTTGTGCTTGGTTGAGTTTTGTGATTGTGGGGGGTGGCCCGACTGGTGTAGAGTTAGCAGGTGCGATCGCAGAATTGGCATACAAAACTCTCAAAGAAGATTTCCGCAGCATCGACACTTCAGAAACGAAAATTTTACTATTACAAGGGGGCCCTCGCATCCTCCCACACATGGTGCCAGAGTTATCGGCATCAGCAGCAGTATCTTTGCAAAAGTTGGGTGTAGAACTCCACACTCACACCAGAGTGACAAATATTGAAGGTGATGTTGTTACTTTCAAGCAAGACAATGAATTTACAGAAATTGCCTCAAAAACTATATTGTGGGCAGCAGGTGTCCAAGGTTCCCCAATGGGGAAAGTCTTAGCAGAAAGTACAGGTGTAGAGTGCGATTACTCTGGGCGTGTAATTGTAGAACCTGACTTGTCTATCGAGGGTTATGACAACATTTTCGTAATTGGAGATTTAGCTAACTTCTCCCACCAAGATAGTAAAGTCTTACCTGGTGTTGCACCCGTAGCTAAACAACAAGGAGAGTATGTAGGTAAACTAATTCAACGACGGCTTAAAGGTAAGACTTTGCCACAATTTCATTACAACGATGTGGGTAGTTTGGCGATGATTGGGCAAAATTTAGCTGTTGTAGATTTAAGCTTAATCAAACTCACAGGTTTCATTGCTTGGGCATTTTGGCTATTAGTTCACATCTACTTCTTAATCGAGTTTGACACTAAATTACTAGTAGTATTTCAGTGGGCGTGGAATTATATCACTCGTAATCGTCGCTCTAGATTGATTACAGGTCGGGAAGCTTTTGTAGAAGCAAAAACTGCTAACAATAGGGTGCAAGAGCCTTCTGGGACAGCTCTGTAA
- the ssuC gene encoding aliphatic sulfonate ABC transporter permease SsuC, with translation MTITLKHSKRNNNISWSEVLENPQIDKIVPWIVPVLILVLWEFASRTGLLSTRILPAPSGVIATAIRLASTGELFQHIEISAGRAISGFIVGGSIGFGLGLLNGFSRIAEKLLDSSLQMLRTIPNLALIPLVILWFGIGDQARLFLVSMGVFFPLYLNTFHGIRNVDPGLIEMGKVYGLKTPQLLWQIIFPGALSSILVGVRFSLGIMWLTLIVAETIAADSGLGYMAMNAREFMQTDVVVLSIVIYALLGKLADAVARGLETKFLAWNPNYQRS, from the coding sequence ATGACTATTACCCTTAAACACAGCAAAAGAAACAATAATATATCCTGGAGCGAGGTATTAGAAAACCCACAAATCGATAAAATAGTTCCCTGGATTGTGCCCGTTTTAATACTAGTATTGTGGGAATTTGCTTCCAGAACTGGTTTACTTTCAACCAGAATTTTACCAGCCCCAAGTGGCGTAATTGCTACAGCCATTAGACTAGCCTCTACCGGAGAACTTTTTCAACATATAGAAATTAGTGCTGGACGGGCGATATCTGGTTTTATAGTTGGTGGCAGTATTGGGTTCGGTTTGGGATTGCTCAATGGCTTTTCCCGTATAGCAGAAAAGTTATTGGATAGTTCTTTGCAAATGCTTCGTACTATCCCTAATCTGGCATTAATTCCCCTGGTAATTCTCTGGTTTGGCATCGGCGATCAAGCTAGACTTTTTTTAGTGTCTATGGGGGTATTTTTCCCGTTATATCTTAATACATTTCATGGCATTCGCAATGTAGATCCTGGACTGATTGAAATGGGAAAAGTCTATGGATTAAAAACCCCACAACTTTTGTGGCAAATTATTTTTCCAGGGGCCTTATCTTCAATTCTCGTCGGTGTCCGTTTTTCCTTGGGGATTATGTGGCTGACATTAATTGTGGCAGAAACGATCGCAGCGGATTCTGGACTTGGTTATATGGCAATGAATGCCCGTGAGTTTATGCAAACTGATGTTGTGGTTTTGAGTATTGTTATCTATGCACTGCTGGGTAAATTAGCAGATGCTGTTGCCAGAGGGTTAGAAACCAAATTCTTGGCTTGGAATCCTAACTATCAAAGGTCATAA
- the ssuD gene encoding FMNH2-dependent alkanesulfonate monooxygenase — MQILWFIPTGSHDGRYLGTDIGSRVATPDYLQQIAQAVDSLGYTGALLPTGSSCEDAWITAAAFISVTKQMKFLVAIRPGITSPGAAARMAATFDRISKGRLLINVVTGGDPVQLAGDGLHLNHDDRYDLTDEFLTVWRGIVSGETVDFKGNYLDIKGGKLLFPPVQKPYPPLWFGGSSAAAKRVAAKHIDVYLTWGEPPQQVAQKIAEVKRLAAEQGRTVRFGIRLHVIVRETDSAAWDAANELIKYVDEDAIAKAQKHLASSDSEGQRRMSQLHSGSRETLEISPNLWTGIGLVRGGAGTALVGDPDTVAARMLEYQDLGIETFVFSGYPHLEEAYRTAELLFPRLPLQRETAPLTPPVLSTVSEIVSSEKFAKQLTSAS, encoded by the coding sequence ATGCAAATTCTCTGGTTTATTCCTACTGGATCTCATGACGGACGCTATTTAGGTACAGATATTGGCTCTCGTGTTGCCACACCTGATTATTTGCAGCAAATTGCCCAAGCTGTGGATAGTTTAGGCTACACAGGCGCATTGTTACCTACAGGGAGTTCTTGTGAAGATGCTTGGATAACTGCCGCCGCTTTTATATCTGTCACCAAGCAGATGAAATTTCTCGTGGCAATTCGTCCAGGAATTACTTCTCCAGGTGCTGCTGCACGGATGGCAGCAACATTTGATCGGATTTCTAAAGGAAGATTGTTAATTAATGTGGTGACAGGTGGAGATCCGGTGCAACTCGCTGGGGATGGCTTGCATCTTAATCATGACGATCGCTATGATTTAACCGATGAATTTCTTACCGTTTGGCGGGGTATCGTCAGTGGGGAAACAGTCGATTTTAAAGGAAACTACCTGGATATCAAAGGTGGTAAACTCCTATTTCCACCAGTCCAAAAACCCTATCCACCATTGTGGTTTGGTGGCTCATCTGCGGCTGCAAAGCGCGTTGCTGCTAAACATATAGATGTTTATCTAACTTGGGGCGAACCTCCACAGCAAGTTGCTCAAAAGATTGCTGAGGTTAAACGACTGGCGGCTGAACAAGGTAGAACAGTCCGTTTTGGGATTCGCTTGCATGTAATTGTGCGAGAAACCGATTCTGCGGCTTGGGATGCTGCCAATGAGCTGATTAAGTATGTTGATGAGGATGCGATCGCAAAAGCTCAAAAACACCTAGCTAGTTCTGATTCTGAAGGACAGCGACGGATGAGTCAACTACATAGTGGTAGTCGAGAAACCCTAGAGATTAGCCCCAACCTGTGGACAGGAATTGGATTAGTGCGGGGTGGTGCTGGTACAGCCCTAGTTGGAGATCCCGATACTGTTGCCGCTAGGATGCTGGAATATCAAGATTTGGGCATAGAAACCTTTGTGTTCTCTGGATATCCCCATTTAGAAGAGGCATATCGTACAGCTGAATTATTATTTCCACGTTTACCTTTGCAGAGGGAAACTGCACCGCTAACGCCACCAGTATTGAGTACTGTTAGCGAAATAGTTAGCAGTGAAAAATTTGCTAAACAACTAACGAGTGCTTCATGA
- a CDS encoding ATP-binding cassette domain-containing protein, translating into MSSNVQGTQLSILDLTKAFGKKTVLNSLNLEVEAGEFVAIVGRSGCGKSTLLRLVSGLDKATSGGILLDGEPLRRLSRSVTVMFQDPRLLPWKRVVQNVGLGLEGNWREKALWALDKVGLKDRADEWPYVLSGGQRQRVSLARALVSQPRLLLLDEPLGALDALTRLEMQGLIENLWQERRFTAFLVTHDVEEAVALADRVIVIDEGRISLDLPVKLSRPRDRSSEVFINIREAVLQRVMSNESTQSNNQLLQLSS; encoded by the coding sequence GTGAGTTCTAATGTACAAGGTACGCAACTAAGTATTTTGGATTTGACTAAAGCTTTCGGTAAGAAAACTGTTTTAAACTCGCTCAATTTAGAAGTTGAAGCGGGTGAATTTGTCGCTATCGTCGGACGTAGTGGTTGTGGTAAGAGTACTTTATTGCGTCTGGTGTCAGGGTTAGATAAAGCAACTTCAGGCGGAATACTACTGGATGGAGAACCACTGCGTAGACTCAGCCGCTCTGTAACAGTGATGTTTCAAGACCCCCGCTTACTGCCGTGGAAGCGCGTTGTTCAGAATGTGGGGTTAGGCTTGGAAGGTAATTGGCGTGAAAAAGCTTTGTGGGCACTCGATAAAGTCGGACTCAAAGATCGGGCTGATGAGTGGCCTTATGTCTTATCTGGTGGACAACGGCAACGGGTGTCATTGGCAAGGGCATTAGTTAGCCAGCCCCGTTTGTTATTGTTAGATGAACCTTTGGGAGCATTAGATGCTCTAACTCGTCTAGAGATGCAGGGTTTGATTGAGAACTTGTGGCAAGAGCGGAGATTTACTGCATTTTTAGTGACTCACGATGTAGAAGAAGCTGTGGCGTTGGCAGACCGAGTGATAGTGATTGATGAAGGACGTATTTCTCTCGATCTACCTGTAAAACTTTCACGCCCCCGAGATAGAAGTAGCGAAGTGTTTATCAATATCAGAGAAGCAGTTCTCCAACGAGTAATGAGCAATGAAAGTACTCAGTCAAATAACCAATTGTTGCAGTTGAGTAGTTGA